The Panicum hallii strain FIL2 chromosome 9, PHallii_v3.1, whole genome shotgun sequence genome has a window encoding:
- the LOC112873730 gene encoding uncharacterized protein LOC112873730 gives MRPSLLRRFTATSAAARSLPLQPAPTTAGLSALLHKHEQGFSTAMDSGGLHEKAPPPAGGVAERILPHLLNMYGSCATARDFEIYAPEATFEDPLMRAHGVKQIKSSFYALPKVFGESKIVEYTVHENPTGPGKAEILIDNKQHYKVFGKPVDLTTLIRLQVEDGKVVRHEDWWDKKPLKNRETVGFPLAGRIAEATRRGAMLLTHALMGFGKDPPTTASS, from the exons ATGCGACCATCCCTGCTGCGCCGCTTCAcggccacctccgccgccgcgcgatCCCTGCCGCTGCAGCCGGCGCCGACGACCGCCGGCCTCTCGGCGTTGCTGCACAAGCACGAGCAGGGTTTCTCCACGGCCATGGACAGCGGCGGCTTGCACGAgaaggcgccgccgccggccgggggCGTCGCAGAGCGCATCTTGCCGCATCTCCTCAACAT GTACGGATCGTGCGCGACGGCCCGGGACTTCGAGATATACGCGCCAGAAGCGACGTTCGAGGACCCGCTCATGCGCGCTCACGG GGTGAAGCAGATCAAGTCCTCATTTTACGCGCTCCCAAAG GTGTTCGGGGAATCCAAGATCGTGGAGTACACGGTGCACGAGAATCCCACGGGGCCGGGCAAAGCCGAG ATTCTGATCGACAACAAGCAGCACTACAAGGTGTTCGGCAAGCCGGTGGACCTGACGACGCTCATCAGGCTCCAGGTCGAGGACGGCAAGGTCGTCAGGCACGAGGACTG gTGGGACAAGAAGCCTCTGAAGAACCGGGAGACGGTGGGGTTCCCGCTGGCGGGGCGGATCGCGGAGGCTACCCGCCGGGGAGCCATGCTGCTCACCCACGCCCTCATGGGATTCGGCAAGGACCCACCAACCACAGCCTCCTCCTGA